The following are from one region of the Candidatus Deferrimicrobium sp. genome:
- the tgt gene encoding tRNA guanosine(34) transglycosylase Tgt, which translates to MTFRFTVEALDAGTAARAGTISTDRGSLRTPAFMPVGTAATVKGVWPDQLREMGYGCLLGNTYHLYLRPGHERIRGQGGLHRFMGWDRLILTDSGGFQVFSLSALRKVSDDAVTFRSHLDGSAHTLTPELAVAVQEALGSDVRMALDECVEYPAGREEVEEAVRRTTLWATRSIAARTFDGGGMFGIVQGGMFPDLRRRSVEEICVLPFQGFAVGGVSVGEGKDLQRETVAGTVPMLPASMPRYLMGVGTPADILFAIARGVDLFDCVLPTRNARNGMMFTSSGTVSIKQARYADDSLPADERCDCPTCRGFSRAYLRHLYLQREMLGSMAMTVHNLHFYARLMRRAREAISRGNFGELVKESGVSGNE; encoded by the coding sequence ATGACGTTCCGGTTCACGGTAGAGGCGCTGGACGCAGGCACCGCGGCACGGGCGGGGACGATCTCGACCGATCGGGGCTCCCTGCGGACGCCGGCGTTCATGCCCGTGGGGACGGCGGCGACGGTCAAGGGGGTCTGGCCGGACCAGCTTCGGGAGATGGGGTACGGCTGCCTCCTCGGCAACACCTATCACCTGTACCTGCGCCCCGGCCACGAGCGGATCCGCGGCCAGGGGGGACTTCACCGCTTCATGGGGTGGGACCGCCTGATCCTCACCGACAGCGGGGGTTTCCAGGTCTTCTCCCTCAGCGCGCTGCGGAAGGTGTCCGACGATGCGGTGACGTTCCGCTCCCACCTCGACGGGTCGGCGCACACCCTCACCCCGGAGCTCGCGGTGGCGGTGCAGGAAGCGCTCGGATCCGACGTGCGGATGGCGCTGGACGAGTGCGTGGAGTATCCCGCGGGCCGGGAGGAGGTCGAGGAGGCGGTGCGGCGGACGACGTTGTGGGCGACCCGTTCCATCGCGGCGCGAACCTTCGATGGCGGCGGCATGTTCGGGATCGTCCAGGGGGGGATGTTCCCGGACCTGCGGCGCCGGAGCGTCGAGGAGATCTGCGTCCTCCCGTTTCAGGGATTCGCCGTCGGCGGGGTGAGCGTCGGAGAGGGGAAGGACCTCCAGCGCGAAACCGTCGCCGGTACGGTGCCGATGCTTCCCGCTTCCATGCCGCGTTACCTGATGGGGGTGGGAACGCCCGCGGATATTCTCTTCGCGATCGCGCGGGGGGTGGACCTGTTCGACTGCGTTCTACCTACGCGCAACGCGCGTAACGGGATGATGTTCACCTCCTCGGGCACGGTATCGATCAAGCAGGCCCGGTACGCGGACGATTCCCTTCCGGCGGACGAACGGTGCGACTGCCCCACCTGCCGCGGCTTCTCCCGCGCGTACCTCCGCCACCTTTATCTCCAGCGGGAAATGCTGGGGTCGATGGCGATGACCGTGCACAACCTTCATTTTTACGCGCGGCTGATGCGACGGGCGCGGGAGGCGATTTCCCGTGGAAATTTCGGGGAACTTGTGAAAGAATCAGGCGTTTCGGGAAACGAGTAA
- the yajC gene encoding preprotein translocase subunit YajC: protein MFVTGVAYAMGGSPGGGAGGGGGLMGLLPILLMFVIFYFLLIRPQQKQASRQRDFIKNLKVGDRVVTSGGLHGEVKGLTETTITLEIADKVRVKVTRSAVSGSSQEAAVPEAQKPA, encoded by the coding sequence ATGTTCGTAACCGGTGTGGCGTACGCGATGGGCGGATCCCCGGGCGGCGGGGCCGGGGGGGGCGGCGGCCTCATGGGGCTTCTCCCGATCCTGCTCATGTTCGTCATCTTCTACTTCCTGCTGATCCGTCCGCAGCAGAAACAGGCGAGCAGGCAGCGCGATTTCATCAAGAACCTCAAAGTGGGCGATCGGGTGGTCACCTCCGGAGGTCTTCACGGCGAGGTGAAGGGCCTGACCGAGACGACCATCACCCTCGAGATCGCCGACAAGGTCCGGGTGAAGGTGACCCGCAGCGCCGTCTCCGGATCGAGCCAGGAAGCGGCCGTCCCCGAGGCGCAGAAGCCCGCCTGA
- the secD gene encoding protein translocase subunit SecD, producing MWKSITGRFTLIAVLTVVSIIVLVPSLTDQVPAGWKDRVPKINLGLDLQGGVFLRLAVEIDKAIENTAMRYADDARAACREKALPVLAFQKAGVGGFSLRFPPGDFASRAQTTLKEEFPSLEVSLGEVKPDGATVIARMKPAEIQAIRTNAVVQGVETIRNRIDQFGVREPQIVAEGEDRIVVQLPGVKDQQRAIELVGKTALLEFKLVDEGASVEEALKGNVPEDDQILYQKSVDPSSGRATKTPMVVKKRALLTGDTIKTAKVNFGGQAGGAHVSLSFDTRGAKVFDRVTAENVKRRLAIVLDDTIYSAPVIQERISGGEAQITGSFTPDEASDLAIVLRAGSLPAPVKVIQNVSIGPSLGLDSIKKGVRAALIGAVLVVGFMAFYYRFAGMVADFALVFNILFLLSGMAAFSATLTLPGIAGIILAIGMAVDSNVLIFERIREEIRAKKSVRAAIDAGYDKAFWTVVDSHVTTLITAVILFQFGTGPIKGFAVTLSMGVAINLFTALVCTKIVFDYLNAKKPMQALSI from the coding sequence ATGTGGAAGAGCATCACCGGAAGATTCACGCTGATCGCCGTCCTCACGGTGGTCTCCATCATCGTTCTCGTCCCCTCGTTGACCGACCAGGTCCCGGCAGGTTGGAAAGACAGGGTCCCCAAGATCAACCTCGGTCTCGACCTCCAGGGAGGCGTGTTCCTGCGCCTGGCCGTCGAGATCGACAAGGCGATCGAGAACACCGCGATGCGCTACGCGGACGACGCGCGCGCCGCCTGCCGTGAAAAGGCGCTGCCGGTCCTCGCTTTCCAGAAGGCCGGGGTCGGCGGATTCTCCCTCCGCTTCCCCCCGGGCGACTTCGCCTCCCGCGCGCAGACCACACTGAAGGAGGAGTTCCCCTCCCTCGAAGTTTCGCTGGGCGAGGTGAAGCCGGACGGGGCGACGGTGATCGCCCGGATGAAGCCCGCGGAGATCCAGGCGATCCGGACGAACGCGGTGGTGCAGGGGGTGGAGACGATCCGGAACCGGATCGACCAGTTCGGCGTCCGGGAACCCCAGATCGTCGCGGAGGGGGAGGACAGGATCGTGGTGCAGCTTCCGGGCGTCAAGGACCAGCAGCGCGCGATCGAGCTCGTCGGGAAGACGGCCCTGCTCGAGTTCAAGCTGGTCGACGAGGGGGCGAGCGTTGAAGAGGCCCTCAAGGGGAACGTTCCCGAGGACGACCAGATTCTCTACCAGAAGTCGGTGGATCCCTCGAGCGGCCGGGCGACGAAGACCCCGATGGTTGTGAAGAAGCGGGCGCTGCTCACCGGCGACACGATCAAGACGGCGAAGGTGAACTTCGGCGGCCAGGCCGGGGGCGCGCACGTCTCCCTCTCCTTCGACACGCGGGGCGCGAAGGTCTTCGACCGGGTGACCGCCGAGAACGTGAAGCGCCGCCTGGCGATCGTCCTCGACGACACGATCTACTCCGCGCCGGTCATCCAGGAGCGGATCTCGGGCGGCGAGGCGCAGATCACCGGGAGCTTCACCCCGGATGAGGCGTCCGACCTCGCCATCGTCCTGCGGGCCGGGTCGCTGCCGGCGCCGGTCAAGGTGATCCAGAACGTCTCCATCGGCCCCTCCCTCGGCCTCGACTCGATCAAAAAGGGTGTGCGGGCGGCGCTGATCGGTGCCGTGCTCGTCGTCGGGTTCATGGCTTTCTATTACAGGTTCGCAGGGATGGTGGCGGACTTCGCGCTTGTCTTCAACATCCTCTTCCTCCTGTCGGGGATGGCCGCCTTCTCGGCGACTCTCACCCTGCCCGGCATCGCGGGGATCATCCTGGCGATCGGGATGGCGGTCGACTCGAACGTCCTGATCTTCGAGCGCATCCGCGAGGAGATCCGCGCGAAGAAGTCCGTTCGGGCGGCGATCGACGCCGGGTACGACAAGGCATTCTGGACCGTGGTCGATTCCCACGTGACCACGCTGATCACGGCGGTGATCCTCTTCCAGTTCGGCACCGGGCCGATCAAGGGGTTTGCCGTGACGCTCTCCATGGGCGTGGCGATCAACCTCTTCACCGCGCTCGTGTGCACCAAGATCGTGTTCGACTACCTCAACGCCAAGAAACCGATGCAGGCGCTGAGCATTTAA
- the secF gene encoding protein translocase subunit SecF, giving the protein MIELVKNTKIDFMGLKKYAFSLSTILVILGIVGTVQIYRGGANLGIDLAGGTSIQLKFQKPFSMDEIRSLLAKAGHGEATLQEVSGENILMLKLRTSGQQEEKLVADSVVNLLRQSLPGNPFVVESVSEIGPAIGHKLRRDAELAMLISALAIIIYLAWRFEFKFGVAAAIATFHDIFSIVGIFWVLGIEMDLLFITALLTIGGYSLTDTVVVFDRIRENIRLRKLKTFSETINLSVNEVLSRTIITSMTVFIAVVTLLVFGGIVLHNFALALAIGIVIGTYSSVFVASPLVALWRGEKMTEVKR; this is encoded by the coding sequence ATGATCGAACTGGTAAAAAACACCAAGATCGACTTCATGGGTCTGAAGAAATACGCTTTTTCCCTATCCACGATCCTGGTGATCCTCGGGATCGTGGGGACCGTGCAGATCTATCGCGGGGGGGCGAATCTCGGAATCGACCTGGCGGGCGGGACGTCGATCCAGTTGAAATTCCAGAAGCCGTTCTCCATGGACGAGATCCGGTCCTTGCTGGCAAAGGCAGGGCACGGTGAGGCGACCTTGCAGGAGGTTTCGGGAGAAAACATTCTCATGCTCAAATTGCGCACCTCCGGCCAGCAGGAAGAAAAGCTGGTGGCCGATTCGGTGGTGAATCTCCTGCGGCAATCCCTTCCCGGCAACCCGTTCGTCGTGGAGAGCGTTTCCGAGATCGGGCCGGCCATCGGCCACAAGCTGCGCCGGGACGCCGAGCTGGCGATGCTGATTTCCGCGCTGGCGATCATCATCTACCTCGCGTGGAGGTTCGAGTTCAAATTCGGCGTCGCGGCGGCGATCGCCACGTTCCACGACATCTTCTCGATCGTCGGGATCTTCTGGGTCCTCGGGATCGAGATGGACCTGCTCTTCATTACCGCGCTGCTCACGATCGGCGGGTACTCCCTGACCGACACGGTCGTCGTCTTCGACCGGATCCGGGAGAACATCCGGCTCCGGAAGTTGAAGACCTTCTCCGAGACGATCAACCTGAGCGTCAACGAGGTTCTCAGCCGGACCATCATCACCTCGATGACCGTCTTCATCGCGGTCGTCACGCTGCTGGTCTTCGGAGGGATCGTCCTGCACAACTTCGCGCTGGCCCTCGCGATCGGGATCGTGATCGGGACCTACTCCTCGGTCTTCGTCGCCAGCCCGCTCGTCGCCCTCTGGCGCGGCGAGAAGATGACCGAAGTGAAGAGGTGA